One Bacteroidota bacterium genomic window carries:
- a CDS encoding MoaD/ThiS family protein, whose protein sequence is MKEIHLKYYGQLAEIRGVEKETLRTERSSLHELLNDLYDQWPQLQLELFAVFINNKKNTDLAYKLISQDKISLLPPFAGG, encoded by the coding sequence ATGAAAGAAATTCATTTGAAATATTACGGCCAATTGGCTGAGATTAGAGGTGTAGAAAAAGAAACTCTCCGTACTGAAAGAAGCTCACTCCACGAGCTACTGAACGATTTGTACGATCAATGGCCACAACTGCAGCTAGAATTGTTTGCGGTTTTTATCAATAACAAAAAAAACACAGACCTTGCATACAAGCTTATTTCACAAGACAAAATAAGCCTCTTGCCCCCTTTTGCGGGTGGTTGA
- a CDS encoding nucleoside phosphorylase: protein MIPASELLLTSDGSIYHLRLKPHQLAEDIILVGDPDRVEVVASFFDSIEFAQKNREFNTITGFYKGQAISVISTGIGIGNVDIVLNELDALANIDFEKRYVREDKKALNLVRIGTSGALQSDIPIGSYILSNQAIGFDGLMNFLENRNAVCDLEMEEDFLNHFPELRKIVLPYAVDGSSLLLEKLKNPDIHQGITVTAPGFYGSQGRVLRMDLAMPGFNDKLEHYAYRGQKITNYEMETSALYGYSKLLGHEAATICLALANRVGKEVLKEYKNKMMQLIEYTLNGLVR from the coding sequence ATGATACCAGCATCCGAATTACTCTTAACTTCCGATGGTTCCATTTATCACCTTCGGCTTAAACCTCATCAACTGGCCGAAGATATTATTCTGGTTGGTGACCCCGATCGGGTTGAAGTGGTAGCAAGCTTTTTCGACTCGATTGAATTTGCACAAAAAAACCGCGAGTTTAACACCATCACCGGCTTTTACAAAGGTCAGGCTATTTCAGTAATTTCAACTGGTATTGGAATTGGCAATGTCGACATTGTGCTCAACGAACTTGATGCACTTGCAAACATCGACTTTGAGAAGCGGTATGTGCGTGAAGATAAAAAAGCACTTAACCTGGTGCGCATTGGTACCTCAGGAGCATTGCAAAGCGATATTCCTATAGGAAGCTATATACTTTCGAACCAGGCGATTGGCTTCGATGGCCTGATGAATTTTCTTGAGAATCGGAATGCAGTATGCGACCTGGAAATGGAAGAAGATTTTTTAAATCACTTTCCGGAATTAAGAAAGATAGTATTACCCTATGCTGTAGATGGGTCCTCCCTTTTGTTGGAGAAATTAAAAAATCCGGACATCCATCAGGGAATTACTGTTACAGCACCCGGTTTTTATGGCAGCCAGGGTCGGGTTTTGCGTATGGATCTGGCCATGCCAGGCTTCAACGATAAATTGGAACACTATGCTTATCGCGGGCAGAAAATTACCAACTACGAGATGGAAACCTCAGCCCTTTATGGTTATTCGAAATTACTCGGACATGAAGCTGCCACTATTTGTCTGGCGCTTGCCAACCGTGTGGGTAAAGAAGTGCTTAAAGAGTATAAAAACAAGATGATGCAATTAATTGAGTATACCCTCAATGGGCTGGTTCGATAG
- a CDS encoding MBOAT family protein, translating into MKEFLQSVFLFDPANPLIFTRFFFWGFFAVVLVFYSLIYKNKSLRNVYLFAISLFFYYKTGGFFLFILIFSTLTDYGIGIAIGSSAREVNKKLWLALSIFLNLGVLVFFKYDYFFTETFNSVFKTNLEVVNHAASWSNALFGTHFDLGKMLPPVGISFFTFQTISYSVDVYRGLVKPVKNLADFGFYVSFFPQLVAGPIVRAAEFIPQLYKDYKLTYYEFGLAFYFILKGLTKKMLIGDYLAVNLIDRVFSNPASYSGFENLSALFGYSMQVYCDFSGYTDIAIGVALLMGFHLPVNFNSPYKARNVGDFWKHWHMSLSSWLKDYLYIPMGGNRSATGFTYISLTVVLMFVILLTAKLIVIPIILVAVAGVWLLTRVFPSIKTGVTTNINLMMTMLLGGLWHGSSWMFVVWGGLNGLGLLVYKGWKKISPYEHSTHWLVNAWRIALTFTFITFTRIWFRGESMQGTFDLLRQIGTNFGWEALPEMVTNYWKSLSMLAFGLVLHWLPEPIKNIGRNWFIRCPLYQKIIVSFLIVFIIYQSVSASLTPFIYFQF; encoded by the coding sequence ATGAAAGAGTTTCTTCAATCTGTCTTTCTCTTCGATCCCGCTAATCCGCTAATCTTTACGCGGTTTTTCTTCTGGGGTTTTTTTGCGGTGGTGTTGGTTTTTTATTCCCTGATATATAAAAACAAAAGCCTGCGTAATGTCTATTTATTTGCCATAAGTCTTTTCTTTTATTACAAAACCGGGGGATTTTTCTTATTTATTCTTATTTTTTCTACCCTAACCGATTACGGAATTGGAATAGCCATTGGCAGTTCTGCCAGAGAAGTCAATAAAAAATTATGGCTGGCATTGAGCATCTTTTTAAATTTGGGCGTACTGGTCTTTTTTAAATACGATTACTTTTTTACCGAAACCTTTAACTCTGTTTTTAAAACCAACCTCGAAGTAGTAAACCATGCTGCCAGTTGGTCAAATGCCTTGTTCGGTACTCATTTCGATCTGGGAAAAATGCTTCCTCCGGTTGGTATTTCATTCTTTACATTTCAAACCATCAGCTATTCTGTTGATGTGTATCGCGGATTAGTTAAACCTGTGAAAAACCTGGCCGATTTTGGTTTCTACGTTTCGTTCTTTCCACAACTGGTGGCAGGACCCATTGTAAGAGCCGCAGAGTTTATTCCTCAACTTTATAAGGATTACAAGCTTACTTATTATGAATTTGGCTTGGCTTTCTATTTCATATTAAAAGGCCTTACCAAGAAAATGCTGATTGGTGATTATCTGGCTGTGAACCTAATTGACAGGGTATTTTCTAATCCGGCATCGTATTCAGGCTTCGAAAACCTGTCGGCCTTATTTGGTTATTCCATGCAGGTTTATTGCGATTTCTCGGGCTATACCGATATCGCAATTGGTGTAGCCCTGCTGATGGGCTTTCATCTGCCGGTAAACTTCAACTCGCCCTACAAGGCCAGAAATGTCGGCGATTTCTGGAAACATTGGCACATGTCGCTCTCCTCATGGCTAAAAGATTACCTATATATTCCCATGGGGGGAAATCGTTCGGCCACCGGGTTTACTTACATCAGCCTGACGGTGGTTCTTATGTTCGTGATTTTGCTTACTGCTAAGCTAATCGTGATCCCGATTATCCTTGTTGCTGTAGCTGGGGTGTGGCTTCTTACCCGTGTGTTCCCCTCCATCAAAACAGGTGTCACAACCAACATTAACCTGATGATGACCATGCTGTTAGGTGGACTTTGGCATGGCTCGAGCTGGATGTTTGTGGTCTGGGGAGGACTCAATGGTTTGGGCTTATTGGTATACAAAGGCTGGAAGAAAATAAGCCCCTATGAACACAGTACCCATTGGCTGGTCAACGCATGGCGTATTGCACTTACTTTTACCTTTATCACCTTTACACGTATCTGGTTTAGGGGAGAATCGATGCAGGGTACTTTCGATTTGTTGAGGCAGATAGGTACCAATTTTGGATGGGAGGCTTTGCCGGAAATGGTAACAAACTATTGGAAATCACTCTCGATGCTGGCTTTCGGACTGGTACTGCATTGGCTGCCCGAGCCTATAAAAAATATAGGTCGCAATTGGTTTATCCGTTGTCCGCTCTATCAAAAAATAATAGTGAGTTTTCTGATTGTATTTATTATTTACCAATCTGTGTCGGCCAGTTTAACACCCTTTATTTATTTTCAGTTTTAA
- a CDS encoding GIY-YIG nuclease family protein: MQRGGYVYIMTNRNNTVLYVGVTSQLRNRIMEHRMNRYSNSFTSRYNIAKLVYFEGYTSIVEAIAREKQIKGGSRAKKIELIIGFNPDWNDLFNEDLE; the protein is encoded by the coding sequence ATGCAGCGAGGTGGCTATGTATATATAATGACAAATAGAAACAATACAGTGCTTTATGTTGGGGTTACAAGTCAATTGCGTAATAGAATTATGGAGCATAGGATGAATAGGTATTCTAACTCATTTACTTCAAGATATAACATTGCAAAGTTGGTTTATTTCGAAGGATATACCTCAATTGTAGAGGCCATTGCAAGAGAAAAGCAGATCAAAGGTGGTTCAAGAGCAAAAAAAATTGAATTAATTATTGGATTCAACCCCGATTGGAATGATTTGTTTAACGAGGACCTTGAATGA
- the upp gene encoding uracil phosphoribosyltransferase, producing MHTILNHPLITHKLAQIRRKETGTKDFRQNLDEIAGLMAYEITRNLPLKPIDLETPVGACSTFELSKEIVLIPVLRAGLGMVDGITRLIPTAKVGHIGLYRDHDTLEPHEYYAKFPENLPRAVVMVLDPMLATGGSAAAAITALKKRGANIIKLVSIVGAPEGLSRVEKQHPDVEIWLAALDERLNEHGYIVPGLGDAGDRIFGTV from the coding sequence ATGCACACCATCCTCAATCATCCGCTCATTACGCATAAATTGGCTCAGATCCGTCGCAAAGAGACAGGCACCAAAGATTTCAGGCAAAATCTCGACGAAATTGCCGGACTAATGGCTTATGAGATTACCCGAAACCTTCCGCTAAAGCCTATCGATCTTGAGACTCCTGTTGGGGCTTGTTCTACCTTTGAACTTTCGAAAGAAATTGTATTAATTCCTGTTCTGCGAGCCGGGCTTGGAATGGTCGATGGCATAACTCGTTTGATACCTACTGCAAAGGTTGGGCATATTGGTCTTTACCGCGACCACGATACCCTTGAGCCCCATGAATATTATGCCAAGTTCCCCGAAAACCTCCCGCGGGCTGTGGTGATGGTGTTGGATCCCATGCTGGCCACCGGAGGTAGCGCTGCAGCAGCGATTACTGCCTTGAAAAAAAGAGGGGCCAATATAATAAAACTGGTTAGCATTGTCGGTGCTCCGGAAGGATTGAGCCGGGTTGAGAAGCAACATCCCGATGTGGAAATTTGGTTGGCTGCCCTCGACGAAAGACTCAACGAACACGGATACATTGTTCCTGGCTTGGGCGATGCAGGTGACCGTATTTTTGGCACAGTGTAA
- a CDS encoding winged helix-turn-helix domain-containing protein encodes MMPEIKIENRIWIEKNGFPFIGSGRISLLEYIHETGSIAQAAKKLGMSYKKAWELVKSMNEQSHTPLVKKESGGKNGGGTLLTEAGLKVVTQFRELEEKSRNFLLNEFEKCCFN; translated from the coding sequence ATGATGCCTGAAATTAAAATCGAAAACCGTATCTGGATCGAAAAGAATGGCTTCCCCTTTATTGGTAGCGGCCGAATCAGCCTACTCGAATACATTCACGAAACAGGATCTATTGCACAGGCTGCCAAAAAACTTGGTATGTCTTACAAAAAAGCCTGGGAACTGGTGAAATCGATGAACGAACAGTCGCATACCCCATTGGTGAAAAAAGAAAGCGGCGGTAAAAATGGTGGTGGCACCCTGCTTACTGAGGCAGGACTAAAAGTAGTGACACAGTTTAGGGAACTGGAAGAAAAAAGCCGGAACTTTTTACTCAACGAATTTGAAAAGTGTTGTTTTAATTAA